Sequence from the Paenibacillus tundrae genome:
TCAGCGGCTTATTAAGGAAGGCATGCTCATGAAGTTAGCTTACACATTCTTCAGAACAAGTGACGAGCGTTAAAATGTTGCTTTTGGATCTTTCTTCAGCTTCTCAAGCATTTCATTACCTTTGGCTGCCCACTCACCAAGCGCTTCTTTTGGTGTTTTCTTGTTATCAAGAACCTGATTGAAGTACTCCATCCCTTTGTCACTTACCTGCCAGAGATTAGGCATCTTTTGATACAGTTTATCCAGGTTGTTATTCGTTGGTGGAACAGGCTTCAGCGTGTAAAATGCTTGGATATTATAGTCTAAGCCGTCTTTCGGTTTAATAAAGCTTTTCCGGGATACCATCTCATAGCTGCTGCGTGCTTTGATTTTGGCCCAGTCCTCACTGTTCATATACTTGATTAATTCCCAGGCATCATCTGGATTTTGAGCAGAACTATTGATGGACATCAAGCTGCTCAAATAGATGTTGCCTCCAATTTCAGGAGCCTCAGGGTGTACCGGTGGTGTAACCACATCCCATTCTACCTTTGTGAATCCTTCCATTTTATCCGCATTTTTGTTGGCATCAATGAGCTGGTTAATGTAGCTGTAGTCGCCGATAACCATCGCTGCTTTGCTGCTGAGGAACAGATCGCCCTGAAGCGGATTATATCTTCCGTTTGGATCCTGATCCTGCGGTTCATCGCCTTTAGGAATGATTTTGTCGATAGCCAGCTTGCTAACGGTACTCCATACTTTTTCCCATTGCGGTGAATCAACGGTCATTTTCTCTGCTTTATCATCAAATATTTTCAGTTGTAGAGAATTGTAATACTGCTGCATGGAGTAGTATGGTGAGCCACCTTGATACGTACTGAAGGAGAAGCCAAACACATGGTCTTTGCCTTCACCTTTGGTCATACGGGTCGCTAAGTTAAGGATATCATCCCAAGTCATGTTATCTGTTGGTGGCTCTACGCCTGCCTTCTGGAACATTC
This genomic interval carries:
- a CDS encoding ABC transporter substrate-binding protein; the encoded protein is MKNRLWGKRVLAVLATASLALPLLAGCTASEAKDTEQRVLRVATLWGGQDDSYFRQQFTDAFELTHPNITVEVVPAVEQSSYGYGTQGENQEIPDTVESLKKIMTGDNPVDVIVADTATVKSLIQENMLKQLDPLMQEDKFDTTDIVPSVLEGIKDLGDQSIYALTPTFSSSALFFNKGMFQKAGVEPPTDNMTWDDILNLATRMTKGEGKDHVFGFSFSTYQGGSPYYSMQQYYNSLQLKIFDDKAEKMTVDSPQWEKVWSTVSKLAIDKIIPKGDEPQDQDPNGRYNPLQGDLFLSSKAAMVIGDYSYINQLIDANKNADKMEGFTKVEWDVVTPPVHPEAPEIGGNIYLSSLMSINSSAQNPDDAWELIKYMNSEDWAKIKARSSYEMVSRKSFIKPKDGLDYNIQAFYTLKPVPPTNNNLDKLYQKMPNLWQVSDKGMEYFNQVLDNKKTPKEALGEWAAKGNEMLEKLKKDPKATF